A region of Ammoniphilus oxalaticus DNA encodes the following proteins:
- a CDS encoding alpha/beta hydrolase: MQQVSSIFHKGHNGRGILLIHGFTGTPLDMDPLVKFFCGIGFAIAAPLLAGHGTTPEALRKTTWMDWMQSAEEAYHQLRLSGVGSVYTIGHSMGGLLSLRLALRYPFAAMSTLSSPIFTRDQRIKYARYLKWVKPYVRRTEQKAPHIEQHLRPYPRTPLASIDQLQRLIESIKDDLPKIKTPIFVAQGGADETVEPKSANYIYNRIGSHYKKVQLYPSSSHIITRDHDHHRVNQDIASYFEAIRIQTEGERPFFHITGNTKESRRCDHRTKID; the protein is encoded by the coding sequence ATGCAACAGGTGTCATCCATTTTTCATAAAGGACATAATGGTCGGGGCATATTATTGATACATGGATTTACTGGGACTCCGTTGGATATGGATCCCCTTGTTAAATTTTTTTGCGGGATTGGCTTTGCGATAGCCGCGCCTTTGCTAGCAGGTCACGGAACGACGCCAGAGGCGTTGCGCAAAACAACTTGGATGGATTGGATGCAGTCCGCGGAAGAAGCGTATCACCAATTACGCTTAAGTGGAGTCGGATCGGTTTATACGATTGGACATTCCATGGGTGGACTGCTTTCTTTGAGATTGGCTTTACGTTATCCGTTTGCGGCAATGTCTACATTGAGTTCTCCCATTTTTACGCGGGATCAGCGAATCAAATATGCGCGCTATCTGAAATGGGTGAAGCCGTATGTTCGACGAACAGAGCAGAAGGCGCCTCATATTGAACAGCATTTGCGCCCTTATCCGCGTACACCGTTAGCGTCAATCGATCAGTTACAGCGATTAATTGAATCAATTAAGGATGACTTGCCAAAAATAAAAACACCGATCTTTGTGGCGCAGGGCGGGGCGGATGAAACTGTCGAGCCGAAAAGCGCTAATTATATATATAATCGGATTGGGTCACACTATAAAAAAGTTCAGCTCTATCCAAGTTCTTCACACATCATTACGAGAGATCATGATCACCACCGCGTTAATCAAGATATCGCTAGTTACTTTGAAGCTATTCGTATTCAAACGGAAGGGGAACGCCCCTTTTTTCACATAACTGGGAACACAAAGGAGTCGAGACGATGTGATCACAGAACTAAAATTGATTGA
- a CDS encoding alpha/beta hydrolase codes for MKHLFLSQYVKHGIKGEGIMIGCLLLHGFTGGPFEVEPLSERLAAQGWSIAAPTLPGHGDEKDAMKQVTWKDWIKKAEDELKELLLTCSEVYLIGFSMGGMIAAYLSTKYQVSKLVLLNACVYYINPAQVYQNIAEAIKSNFTANSEIIKRYMEKSLSAPVRSIVHFRRLITVLRPELSKVTAPTLILQGERDDLVEPRSAEYIYDQIESDIKEIHFLPQSKHLLLRDCEKEQVFELVERFLMTELAPQPT; via the coding sequence GTGAAGCATCTTTTTTTATCACAATACGTAAAACATGGGATTAAGGGAGAGGGGATCATGATCGGTTGTTTGCTCCTGCATGGGTTTACCGGTGGACCATTTGAAGTTGAGCCGTTATCTGAACGGCTTGCAGCGCAAGGATGGAGCATTGCCGCGCCGACATTGCCGGGACATGGCGATGAAAAAGATGCGATGAAACAAGTAACATGGAAAGACTGGATTAAAAAGGCGGAGGATGAACTGAAGGAGTTGCTTTTGACGTGTTCTGAAGTATACCTGATCGGCTTTTCGATGGGGGGCATGATTGCCGCCTACTTGTCGACGAAATATCAAGTGTCTAAATTGGTCTTACTAAATGCCTGTGTATACTATATAAACCCTGCCCAAGTTTATCAAAATATAGCGGAAGCAATTAAATCGAACTTCACAGCTAATTCAGAGATTATAAAACGTTATATGGAAAAGTCGCTTTCAGCGCCTGTTCGTTCGATTGTCCATTTTAGACGTTTAATCACGGTTTTAAGACCTGAGTTAAGCAAGGTAACTGCGCCAACTTTAATTTTGCAAGGAGAGCGCGACGATCTCGTTGAACCGCGCAGCGCGGAGTATATATATGATCAGATCGAATCAGATATTAAGGAGATACACTTTTTACCACAATCGAAACATTTGTTGTTACGTGATTGCGAGAAGGAGCAAGTATTCGAGCTGGTCGAACGATTCTTAATGACAGAACTTGCCCCGCAACCAACGTGA
- the secG gene encoding preprotein translocase subunit SecG, translating to MVLFLKVLLITFSIGLIVVVLLQSSKSAGLSGSIGGGAEQMLGKQKARGMDAVLNKLTIVFAVGFMILAIAVAFFSK from the coding sequence ATGGTTCTTTTTTTGAAAGTTTTATTGATCACTTTTTCGATCGGATTGATTGTTGTCGTGCTGCTGCAATCAAGTAAGAGCGCAGGGTTATCTGGTTCGATCGGCGGCGGAGCGGAACAAATGCTCGGTAAACAGAAAGCCCGCGGAATGGACGCGGTTCTAAATAAACTTACGATTGTGTTTGCTGTCGGATTTATGATTTTAGCGATTGCCGTAGCCTTTTTTTCTAAATAA
- the eno gene encoding phosphopyruvate hydratase, which produces MTIISDVYAREVLDSRGNPTVEVEVYLESGAFGRALVPSGASTGAYEAVELRDGDAARYGGKGVLKAVENVNEIIAPELTGLDALDQIGIDRQMIELDGTPNKAKLGANAILGVSIAIARAAADALGLPLYVYLGGFNAKELPVPMMNILNGGEHADNNVDIQEFMVMPVGAESFAEGLRMGTEIFHSLRSVLQEKGLNTAVGDEGGFAPNLPSNEAALETIVEAIKQAGYKPGEDVLLALDVAATELYKDGVYHLEGEKTTDQMIDYLVMLADKYPIISIEDGLTEDDWDGWKKLTDRLKNRVQLVGDDLFVTNTERLAQGIETDTSNSILIKVNQIGTLTETFDAIEMAKRAGYTAVISHRSGETEDSTIADIAVATNAGQIKTGAPSRTDRVAKYNQLLRIEDELGSLSQYNGQQVFYNLKR; this is translated from the coding sequence ATGACTATTATTTCTGACGTATATGCAAGAGAGGTGCTCGACTCCCGCGGGAATCCGACGGTGGAAGTCGAGGTTTATTTAGAATCAGGAGCGTTTGGTCGCGCATTAGTTCCATCCGGCGCTTCAACAGGAGCTTATGAGGCAGTCGAACTTCGCGATGGGGATGCCGCTCGCTATGGTGGCAAAGGTGTTTTAAAAGCGGTTGAAAATGTGAATGAAATTATCGCGCCGGAATTAACCGGACTAGATGCTCTTGATCAAATTGGAATCGATCGTCAAATGATCGAGTTAGATGGAACGCCGAACAAAGCGAAGTTAGGGGCCAATGCGATTTTAGGGGTTTCAATTGCGATCGCTCGCGCCGCAGCGGATGCGTTAGGTCTTCCGCTGTATGTGTACCTTGGCGGATTCAACGCGAAGGAACTTCCTGTGCCGATGATGAATATCTTGAATGGCGGGGAACACGCGGATAACAATGTCGACATTCAAGAATTTATGGTTATGCCAGTTGGGGCCGAAAGTTTCGCTGAAGGATTAAGAATGGGAACAGAGATCTTCCATAGCCTAAGATCGGTATTGCAAGAAAAAGGTCTGAATACCGCTGTTGGCGACGAGGGTGGTTTTGCCCCGAATCTGCCATCGAATGAAGCTGCGTTGGAGACGATTGTGGAAGCGATCAAACAAGCTGGTTACAAACCAGGCGAAGACGTGTTGTTGGCGCTGGATGTAGCCGCAACTGAATTATATAAGGATGGCGTTTACCATTTAGAGGGTGAAAAGACGACTGATCAAATGATTGATTACTTAGTGATGCTGGCCGATAAGTACCCAATTATTTCAATCGAAGACGGACTTACTGAAGATGACTGGGATGGCTGGAAGAAATTAACCGATCGTCTGAAAAATAGAGTGCAACTTGTTGGCGACGACTTGTTTGTAACGAATACGGAGCGGTTAGCGCAAGGAATTGAGACGGATACAAGCAACTCGATTCTAATTAAAGTAAACCAAATTGGGACATTGACCGAAACGTTTGACGCGATCGAAATGGCAAAACGAGCCGGTTATACGGCAGTCATTTCACATCGTTCCGGTGAAACAGAAGATTCAACGATAGCGGATATTGCCGTTGCTACGAATGCGGGACAAATTAAAACTGGGGCGCCATCGCGCACAGATCGCGTCGCGAAGTACAATCAATTGTTGCGAATTGAAGATGAACTTGGCTCGTTAAGTCAATATAACGGACAGCAGGTTTTCTATAATTTAAAGAGATAG